The Stratiformator vulcanicus genome has a segment encoding these proteins:
- a CDS encoding DUF58 domain-containing protein, giving the protein MMPRLRLIGLVAAAALLAVPAIWYPAFAAAATVANGVIALVAIYDLWSSPHPRHVVPRRQLRDVLSVGVRNPIRIRLRNRNEQAILIEIHEEPPAGSTIDDLPARLELDAGQTRTILYHIVPEYRGRGEFGRMFLRSVSRLGLWTLTATRIEPRQVRIYPDIRSVQKAELLARQNRLAEAGVRMSKLRGRGSEFDRLREYRREDEYRDIDWKATARKQELVSREYQVEKNQNVIILLDAGRGMCNVSGGVRHFDRALNAAVLLAYVAARQGDTVAMLACSNKVERWVPSLRGTTAVERLVQRAYDLEAAYVATDYDLLAKEVRRRQPKRSLAVLITHALDDVHLSSMTGPIRRLKSPHLALAAFVKNEPLEARAHAIPTTDLDAFQVASASALFRSQQLGVRKLEQSGILAVQASPEDLAGRIINQYLEIKARHLL; this is encoded by the coding sequence ATGATGCCCCGGCTGCGGTTGATCGGCCTTGTCGCGGCAGCAGCACTGCTCGCCGTCCCGGCGATCTGGTATCCCGCGTTCGCCGCCGCTGCGACGGTGGCGAACGGCGTGATCGCCCTGGTCGCAATCTACGACCTCTGGTCATCCCCCCATCCGCGTCACGTCGTTCCCCGTCGCCAACTTCGTGACGTGCTCAGCGTCGGCGTGCGAAACCCGATCCGCATCCGATTGCGCAATCGCAATGAGCAGGCGATCCTCATCGAGATTCACGAAGAGCCGCCTGCCGGTTCGACGATCGACGACCTGCCGGCCCGGCTCGAACTCGATGCGGGGCAAACCCGGACGATCCTGTATCACATCGTCCCGGAATACCGCGGGCGGGGCGAATTCGGCCGGATGTTTTTGCGATCGGTCAGCCGCCTCGGTCTTTGGACTTTAACTGCGACGCGGATCGAGCCGCGGCAGGTGCGGATCTATCCCGACATTCGCTCGGTGCAGAAGGCGGAACTACTCGCGCGGCAGAATCGACTCGCCGAGGCGGGGGTCCGCATGTCGAAGCTCCGGGGTCGCGGCAGCGAGTTCGATCGCTTGCGGGAGTATCGCCGTGAAGATGAATATCGCGACATCGACTGGAAAGCGACGGCCCGCAAGCAGGAATTGGTCAGCCGCGAATATCAGGTCGAGAAGAATCAGAACGTGATCATCCTGCTCGATGCCGGACGCGGGATGTGCAACGTCTCCGGTGGCGTCCGGCATTTCGACCGGGCGCTCAATGCCGCGGTGCTGTTGGCATACGTCGCCGCCCGGCAGGGGGATACCGTCGCGATGCTGGCTTGCTCGAACAAAGTTGAACGGTGGGTGCCCTCGCTACGAGGCACGACGGCGGTCGAGCGGTTGGTGCAACGGGCTTACGACCTTGAAGCGGCCTATGTCGCGACCGATTACGACCTGCTCGCCAAAGAGGTTCGCCGTCGCCAGCCGAAGCGATCACTCGCCGTGCTGATCACCCACGCCCTCGACGACGTGCATCTGTCATCAATGACCGGCCCGATCCGTCGACTCAAGTCACCACATCTTGCTTTAGCGGCGTTCGTGAAGAACGAGCCGTTGGAAGCCCGCGCCCACGCGATTCCGACGACCGACCTCGACGCTTTTCAAGTCGCCTCGGCATCCGCGCTATTTCGCTCACAGCAGCTCGGCGTCCGCAAACTCGAACAATCGGGCATCCTCGCCGTGCAGGCGTCTCCGGAAGACCTCGCGGGCCGGATCATCAATCAATACCTCGAAATCAAAGCGAGGCATTTATTGTAA